A genomic region of Echeneis naucrates chromosome 24, fEcheNa1.1, whole genome shotgun sequence contains the following coding sequences:
- the hddc2 gene encoding 5'-deoxynucleotidase HDDC2, with protein MATSVKAAAGNSNMLKFMKLIGQLKRVPRTGWVYNNVKKPESVSDHMYRMAMMSLTITDPTVDKDRCIRMALVHDMAECIVGDIAPSDNVPKAEKHRREEEAMTHLTSQLPEELKQEIFGLWEEYETQSSPEARLVKQFDLLEMVLQAYEYEELEGTPGRLQEFFDSTNGHFHHPDVLQLVSSLNEERGRHMNKTENVKNSGNSQTTGATSVHTLQQ; from the exons ATGGCGACCTCGGTGAAGGCTGCAGCCGGTAACAGCAACATGCTGAAATTCATGAAACTAATCGGCCAACTTAAA AGGGTCCCACGGACCGGCTGGGTGTACAACAACGTGAAGAAACCAGAGAGTGTGTCAGACCACATGTACCGCATGGCCATGATGTCGCTGACCATCACCGACCCCACAGTGGACAAAGACAG GTGTATAAGGATGGCCCTGGTTCACGACATGGCAGAGTGCATTGTGGGAGATATTGCGCCATCAGACAATGTACCGAAGGCAGAGAAGCATAGAAGGGAAGAG GAAGCGATGACACATCTAACAAGTCAGCTGCCAGAGGAGCTCAAACAGGAGATTTTTGGGCTGTGGGAG GAATATGAAACCCAGAGCAGTCCAGAGGCCAGGTTAGTGAAACAGTTTGACCTTCTTGAGATGGTCCTGCAGGCTTATGAGTATGAGGAGTTGGAGGGAACGCCTGGAAGACTTCAGGAGTTCTTTGACTCCACCAACG GCCATTTCCATCACCCAGACGTGCTCCAGCTGGTGAGCTCTTTGAATGAAGAAAGGGGACGACAcatgaataaaactgaaaacgTAAAAAATTCTGGGAACTCGCAAACAACTGGTGCAACATCTGTGCACACATTGCAACAgtag
- the cenpw gene encoding centromere protein W yields MLNKAPKLKRIVKTKTKRNMNVGSPSEAMLELLTLLFLNSLAEEAKAKAFEEKSATIRAQHVRAVSKKVLKKARG; encoded by the exons ATGTTGAACAAGGCACCGAAGTTGAAACGTATCGTGAAAACCAAAacgaagaggaacatgaatgTGGGATCGCCGTCGGAAGCGATG ctTGAGCTGCTGACATTATTGTTTCTGAACAGCCTGGCAGAGGAGGCGAAGGCCAAAGCTTTTGAAGAAAAGTCTGCAACGATCAGAGCTCAGCATGTGAGAGCAGTCTCCAAG aaaGTGCTGAAAAAAGCCAGAGGATGA
- the LOC115037820 gene encoding E3 ubiquitin-protein ligase rnf146-like isoform X1, whose product MLKEGRHRKLLLLFSPGQEVNEGALMSDSLIQHPTCCQPHPSDPAVCLCSMAGCREVDRSLTELTPSKLMEEVGDHCASDVSSTATLECAICLQSCIHPVRLPCCHVFCFLCVKGASWHSKRCALCRQEVPEDFLERPVLLSLEELKAAAAGVSRSGGTSGGTWGDYAWYYEGRNGWWQYDERTSHELEEAFAKGRKSTEMLIAGFLYVADLENLVQYRRNEHGRRRKIKRDAVDIPKKGVAGLRLDPEPAATPALSVAPSSAIERVNSADGADTAGQSQPSSFGIVSLPPIRPPIILGRHLASPLSPSPSTLEESFSQLVISQPEGGEVEGDDELQMYEYTSGNSESEEEKETERVRAESMPQRRHRPRPQRESQSARMSPSGRRFDSALTLRSRSPDGQCTVTEV is encoded by the coding sequence ATGTTGAAGGAGGGGCGGCACCGAAAGCTGCTCCTGTTGTTTTCACCCGGACAGGAAGTGAATGAGGGTGCACTGATGTCTGACAGTCTAATCCAGCACCCCACGTGTTGTCAGCCCCACCCCTCTGACCCCgctgtttgtctgtgcagcATGGCAGGCTGTAGAGAAGTGGACCGCTCCCTGACTGAGCTCACTCCCTCCAAGCTGATGGAAGAGGTTGGAGATCATTGTGCCTCAGACGTGAGCTCCACCGCCACCCTGGAGTGTGCCATCTGCCTGCAGAGCTGCATCCACCCTGTGCGGCTCCCGTGCTGCCATGTCTTCTGTTTCCTGTGCGTGAAAGGGGCTTCCTGGCACAGCAAGCGCTGCGCTCTGTGCCGACAAGAGGTCCCAGAGGACTTCCTTGAGCGGCCAGTCCTCCTCTCACTTGAAGAACTGAAGGCAGCGGCTGCAGGGGTGAGCCGAAGTGGAGGGACGTCGGGTGGTACCTGGGGAGACTATGCATGGTACTATGAGGGGCGTAACGGCTGGTGGCAGTATGATGAGAGGACCAGCCATGAGCTGGAGGAGGCCTTTGCCAAgggcaggaaaagcacagagaTGCTTATTGCAGGATTTCTTTATGTGGCCGACCTGGAAAATTTAGTGCAATATCGCCGGAATGAGCATGGCCGCAGACGCAAGATAAAGCGGGACGCTGTAGATATCCCCAAGAAGGGAGTGGCAGGACTGAGGCTAGACCCTGAACCTGCAGCCACCCCTGCTTTGTCAGTGGCACCCTCATCTGCAATAGAACGTGTCAACTCAGCTGATGGAGCAGACACTGCAGGCCAGTCGCAGCCTTCGTCATTTGGGATAGTGTCTCTTCCCCCAATTAGACCTCCAATAATCCTGGGGCGACATCTTGCCAGTCCTTTGTCTCCTTCACCCTCAACCCTGGAGGAATCTTTCTCCCAGCTTGTCATCAGCCAGCCAGAAGGGGGAGAAGTGGAAGGAGACGATGAACTCCAGATGTATGAGTACACATCAGGCAACAGTGAGagtgaggaggaaaaggagacagagagagtgagagcagaATCGATGCCGCAGAGAAGGCACAGACCAAGGCCACAACGAGAGAGCCAGTCAGCCAGAATGTCTCCAAGTGGCAGGCGCTTCGACTCAGCACTCACCCTCCGCTCACGTAGTCCTGATGGGCAGTGCACTGTGACCGAAGTGTGA
- the LOC115037820 gene encoding E3 ubiquitin-protein ligase rnf146-like isoform X2 — translation MAGCREVDRSLTELTPSKLMEEVGDHCASDVSSTATLECAICLQSCIHPVRLPCCHVFCFLCVKGASWHSKRCALCRQEVPEDFLERPVLLSLEELKAAAAGVSRSGGTSGGTWGDYAWYYEGRNGWWQYDERTSHELEEAFAKGRKSTEMLIAGFLYVADLENLVQYRRNEHGRRRKIKRDAVDIPKKGVAGLRLDPEPAATPALSVAPSSAIERVNSADGADTAGQSQPSSFGIVSLPPIRPPIILGRHLASPLSPSPSTLEESFSQLVISQPEGGEVEGDDELQMYEYTSGNSESEEEKETERVRAESMPQRRHRPRPQRESQSARMSPSGRRFDSALTLRSRSPDGQCTVTEV, via the coding sequence ATGGCAGGCTGTAGAGAAGTGGACCGCTCCCTGACTGAGCTCACTCCCTCCAAGCTGATGGAAGAGGTTGGAGATCATTGTGCCTCAGACGTGAGCTCCACCGCCACCCTGGAGTGTGCCATCTGCCTGCAGAGCTGCATCCACCCTGTGCGGCTCCCGTGCTGCCATGTCTTCTGTTTCCTGTGCGTGAAAGGGGCTTCCTGGCACAGCAAGCGCTGCGCTCTGTGCCGACAAGAGGTCCCAGAGGACTTCCTTGAGCGGCCAGTCCTCCTCTCACTTGAAGAACTGAAGGCAGCGGCTGCAGGGGTGAGCCGAAGTGGAGGGACGTCGGGTGGTACCTGGGGAGACTATGCATGGTACTATGAGGGGCGTAACGGCTGGTGGCAGTATGATGAGAGGACCAGCCATGAGCTGGAGGAGGCCTTTGCCAAgggcaggaaaagcacagagaTGCTTATTGCAGGATTTCTTTATGTGGCCGACCTGGAAAATTTAGTGCAATATCGCCGGAATGAGCATGGCCGCAGACGCAAGATAAAGCGGGACGCTGTAGATATCCCCAAGAAGGGAGTGGCAGGACTGAGGCTAGACCCTGAACCTGCAGCCACCCCTGCTTTGTCAGTGGCACCCTCATCTGCAATAGAACGTGTCAACTCAGCTGATGGAGCAGACACTGCAGGCCAGTCGCAGCCTTCGTCATTTGGGATAGTGTCTCTTCCCCCAATTAGACCTCCAATAATCCTGGGGCGACATCTTGCCAGTCCTTTGTCTCCTTCACCCTCAACCCTGGAGGAATCTTTCTCCCAGCTTGTCATCAGCCAGCCAGAAGGGGGAGAAGTGGAAGGAGACGATGAACTCCAGATGTATGAGTACACATCAGGCAACAGTGAGagtgaggaggaaaaggagacagagagagtgagagcagaATCGATGCCGCAGAGAAGGCACAGACCAAGGCCACAACGAGAGAGCCAGTCAGCCAGAATGTCTCCAAGTGGCAGGCGCTTCGACTCAGCACTCACCCTCCGCTCACGTAGTCCTGATGGGCAGTGCACTGTGACCGAAGTGTGA
- the LOC115038239 gene encoding R-spondin-3-like produces MDEEEGQERRGAWECLSVWKRTISQQLPKQTLCLDNTNNLRRRRSSPVSRLCPSGCASCSALNGCLSCKPRLFFHLELDGMRQWGTCLSSCPRGHYGVRSPHFNTCTRCNKDCAFCFNENFCTRCHKGHFLLQGKCDNRCPDGLMANTALRECTECPLGCELCVRRNMCVKCRADLYSLHGQCHPVCPRGFEPDVQHMQCILQVHCKVGEWSEWGPCCQKRSMRACRKGEETRTRQVLQSPSVSGDPCPHVSEFRRCMIKKRQNRRML; encoded by the exons atggatgaggaggagggtcAAGAAAGAAGAGGAGCGTGGGAGTGTTTGTCAGTGTGGAAGCGGACAATCTCACAGCAGCTCCCCAAACAAACTTTAT GCCTAGACAACACCAACAATCTACGACGCAGGC GTAGCTCTCCGGTGAGCAGACTCTGTCCATCAGGCTGTGCATCATGCTCAGCCCTGAATGGTTGTCTGTCCTGTAAACCTCGCCTCTTCTTCCACCTGGAGTTGGATGGGATGAGGCAGTGGGGCACCTGTTTGTCCTCCTGTCCACGGGGTCACTATGGCGTGCGTTCACCACACTTCAACACCTGTACCA GGTGCAACAAGGACTGCGCTTTCTGCTTCAATGAAAATTTCTGCACGCGTTGCCATAAGGGCCACTTTCTATTACAAGGTAAATGTGACAATAGATGTCCAGATGGGCTGATGGCGAACACAGCACTGCGAGAATGCACAG AGTGCCCTCTGGGCTGTGAGTTGTGTGTGAGGAGGAACATGTGTGTGAAGTGTAGGGCAGATTTATACTCTCTCCACGGCCAGTGCCATCCCGTTTGCCCACGTGGATTTGAGCCTGACGTACAGCACATGCAGTGCATCCTCCAAG TGCACTGTAAGGTTGGGGAATGGAGTGAATGGGGTCCATGCTGTCAGAAAAGGAGTATGCGGGCCTGCAGGAAGGGCGAGGAGACGCGTACCAGACAAGTTCTGCAGTCCCCTAGTGTCTCTGGTGACCCCTGTCCACATGTCTCAGAGTTCAGGAGGTGTATGattaaaaagagacagaatCGAAGAATGCTGTAG